Proteins encoded within one genomic window of Paenarthrobacter sp. JL.01a:
- a CDS encoding tetratricopeptide repeat protein, with product MSSPGYRPTPAAASQLNLRGAVDLSSLRRPTPPQGPPVPVSADGEAPQGGGAGKAPLRVDATETNFQDLVQLSAQIPVLFLLWSRYAAESPGVLDTAQRVVESYGGRLVLAAADVDAFPQLAQAFQVEAVPTAVAVIKGQPVPLFQGPADDAQIRNLIEELLKVAAANGVTGSIGDAGQADDAEPAPLPPLHQAAVDAIESGDYDAAVAAYKQALLEQPADAEAKAGLAQVELMARLEKLTAPEAEALRDQAAREPDDLQAQLGVADLDVSGGHIEDAFNRIIAFIGRNFGPEREAARVRLLELFEVVGIKDERVAKARQGLARVLF from the coding sequence ATGAGTTCGCCCGGATACCGACCCACTCCAGCCGCTGCCAGCCAGCTCAACCTGCGCGGCGCCGTCGACCTCTCGTCGTTGCGCCGCCCCACTCCGCCGCAGGGGCCACCGGTTCCCGTGTCCGCGGACGGAGAGGCACCCCAAGGCGGTGGCGCCGGCAAGGCCCCGCTTCGCGTGGATGCCACGGAAACAAACTTCCAGGACCTGGTGCAGTTGTCCGCCCAGATTCCCGTGCTGTTCCTCCTTTGGTCGCGGTATGCGGCCGAATCGCCCGGCGTACTTGATACAGCACAACGCGTCGTTGAAAGCTACGGTGGCCGCCTCGTGCTGGCCGCTGCCGACGTCGATGCCTTCCCCCAATTGGCCCAGGCCTTCCAGGTTGAGGCTGTGCCCACCGCCGTCGCAGTGATCAAAGGCCAGCCCGTGCCGCTGTTCCAGGGCCCGGCCGACGACGCGCAGATCCGCAACCTCATTGAAGAACTCCTCAAGGTGGCGGCCGCCAATGGCGTCACCGGAAGCATCGGCGACGCCGGACAGGCCGACGACGCCGAGCCCGCACCATTGCCGCCGCTGCACCAAGCCGCCGTGGACGCGATCGAGTCCGGCGACTACGACGCCGCGGTAGCCGCTTACAAGCAGGCCCTCCTCGAGCAGCCCGCAGATGCTGAGGCCAAGGCAGGCCTGGCCCAGGTTGAATTGATGGCCAGGCTGGAAAAGCTCACCGCTCCCGAGGCCGAAGCTCTCCGCGACCAGGCCGCCAGGGAACCCGATGATCTCCAGGCCCAATTGGGCGTCGCCGACCTCGATGTCTCAGGCGGGCACATTGAGGATGCCTTCAACCGGATCATCGCCTTCATCGGCAGGAACTTCGGTCCCGAGCGGGAGGCTGCCCGCGTGCGTCTCCTTGAGCTCTTCGAAGTCGTGGGCATCAAGGACGAGCGTGTGGCCAAGGCCCGGCAGGGCTTGGCAAGGGTGCTCTTCTAG
- a CDS encoding AI-2E family transporter, with translation MKDHMESRPVDEPASAAGPAAVDASSEGSAAAVPVRTGRLAAISRRLRQPIPGARNRVRFEMPPEDDSDAGRDGFRPEDDHGFGAPGPRMSSQHPLYVGFMGTAGVGVALAVFYIASNTTQLILWIVAALFIALGLDPVVRWLEAHKVPRPAGILISVSALVLAVAGFFATLIPTIVEQVSEIVRQAPDWIRNFLDSDFFRTVDSQFGVRERITTELDKFVKDPETMGGIFGGVVGFGSTVANGLFGSLIVLVLSLYFLAALPSMKKWAYRLAPRSRRPRVEALSEAITDSVGNYVIGQACVALLNAVFAFIVMTILGIPFSVLLAFVVALLAFIPLVGGMIAAVVVILVALTAGWQTAVVYAIAYFAYLQFEAYFISPRIMQRAVAVPGAVAVISVIAGGSLLGVLGALIAIPTAAAIMLLIKEVFIVRQDRH, from the coding sequence GTGAAAGACCACATGGAGTCCCGTCCCGTCGATGAGCCGGCGTCCGCTGCCGGACCGGCCGCTGTGGATGCCTCGTCGGAGGGGTCTGCCGCCGCTGTTCCAGTCCGGACCGGACGGCTTGCCGCCATCAGCCGCCGACTCAGGCAGCCTATCCCCGGCGCCCGCAACCGCGTCCGCTTCGAGATGCCGCCGGAGGACGACAGCGACGCCGGTCGGGATGGCTTCCGCCCGGAGGACGATCACGGCTTTGGCGCTCCCGGTCCCCGGATGTCATCACAGCACCCCCTCTATGTCGGCTTCATGGGCACCGCCGGTGTCGGAGTGGCGCTGGCCGTGTTCTACATTGCCAGCAACACCACGCAGCTCATCCTGTGGATCGTTGCCGCCCTTTTCATTGCGTTGGGACTTGATCCCGTGGTCCGCTGGCTCGAGGCCCACAAGGTCCCGCGGCCCGCGGGCATCCTGATTTCCGTCTCAGCACTGGTACTGGCAGTGGCGGGTTTCTTCGCAACCCTGATTCCCACCATTGTTGAACAGGTCTCGGAGATCGTGCGGCAAGCCCCGGACTGGATCCGGAACTTCCTTGACTCAGACTTCTTCCGCACCGTGGACAGCCAGTTTGGCGTGCGCGAGCGCATCACCACGGAGCTCGACAAATTCGTCAAGGATCCCGAAACCATGGGTGGCATCTTCGGCGGTGTCGTTGGCTTCGGGTCCACCGTGGCCAACGGCCTGTTCGGCTCGCTGATCGTCCTTGTCCTGAGCCTGTACTTCCTGGCGGCACTGCCGTCGATGAAGAAGTGGGCTTACCGGCTTGCTCCCCGTTCACGCCGGCCCAGGGTCGAAGCCCTGTCAGAGGCGATCACCGATTCCGTGGGCAACTACGTGATCGGCCAGGCGTGCGTTGCCTTGCTGAACGCTGTCTTCGCCTTCATCGTCATGACCATCCTGGGCATCCCGTTCAGCGTCCTGCTGGCCTTCGTCGTGGCACTCTTGGCCTTCATCCCCTTGGTGGGCGGAATGATCGCGGCGGTAGTCGTCATCCTGGTTGCCCTCACGGCAGGCTGGCAGACCGCCGTCGTCTACGCGATCGCCTACTTCGCCTACCTCCAGTTCGAGGCCTACTTCATCTCGCCGCGCATCATGCAGCGCGCCGTGGCGGTGCCGGGCGCCGTCGCGGTCATCTCCGTCATTGCCGGCGGCAGCCTCCTGGGCGTGCTGGGAGCGCTTATTGCCATCCCGACCGCCGCGGCCATCATGTTGCTGATCAAGGAAGTCTTCATCGTCCGGCAAGACAGGCACTGA
- the nucS gene encoding endonuclease NucS yields MRLVIARCSVDYVGRLKAHLPLATRLLLVKADGSVLVHSDGGSYKPLNWMSPPATLRVTTPEETDVEEGVVEQWTVQSAKTDDRLIINIYEQLHDTSHDLGIDPGLIKDGVEADLQRLLAEQIETLGPGYSLIRREYFTAIGPVDILARDASGGTVAVELKRRGDIDGVEQLTRYLELLNRDPLLAPVRGIFAAQQIKPQAKVLANDRGIDCVTLDYDAMRGVDDSESRLF; encoded by the coding sequence GTGCGACTCGTGATAGCCCGTTGTTCTGTTGATTATGTAGGCCGGCTCAAGGCCCACCTCCCCCTCGCCACCAGACTGCTGCTGGTCAAAGCCGACGGCTCGGTGCTGGTGCACTCCGACGGCGGCTCCTACAAGCCGCTGAACTGGATGAGCCCGCCTGCCACCTTGCGGGTGACCACCCCGGAGGAGACCGACGTCGAAGAGGGCGTGGTGGAACAGTGGACAGTGCAATCGGCCAAGACCGATGACCGCCTCATCATCAACATCTACGAACAACTCCACGACACCTCCCATGATCTCGGCATCGACCCTGGCCTGATCAAGGATGGAGTGGAAGCGGACCTACAGCGCCTGCTGGCCGAGCAGATCGAGACACTGGGCCCGGGCTACTCGCTGATCCGCCGCGAGTACTTCACGGCCATCGGCCCCGTGGACATCCTGGCCCGCGACGCCAGCGGCGGCACCGTCGCCGTCGAACTCAAGCGCCGTGGTGACATCGACGGCGTCGAACAACTGACCCGGTACCTCGAGTTGCTGAACCGCGACCCCCTGCTGGCGCCCGTGCGGGGCATTTTCGCAGCACAGCAAATCAAGCCCCAGGCCAAAGTTCTGGCAAATGACCGCGGAATCGATTGCGTCACCCTGGATTATGACGCCATGCGCGGAGTGGATGACAGCGAGTCCCGCCTCTTCTGA
- a CDS encoding ATP/GTP-binding protein produces MPRSNRPRRNASSARSGNAAGKWSEPVPELDLERARAGIARRESAPDGDWMVRTMTAKKAEKQYICPGCSTAILPGIAHLVVWSDNHLFGPAAGLAERRHWHTNCWTSRTYRYR; encoded by the coding sequence ATGCCCCGCTCCAACCGTCCCCGCCGCAACGCGTCCAGCGCACGCTCGGGCAACGCTGCAGGCAAGTGGAGCGAACCGGTGCCAGAGCTTGACCTGGAGCGGGCCCGTGCAGGAATTGCCCGCAGGGAGAGCGCTCCGGACGGTGACTGGATGGTCCGGACCATGACGGCCAAGAAAGCCGAAAAACAATACATCTGCCCGGGTTGCTCCACGGCAATCCTGCCGGGCATCGCGCATTTGGTGGTGTGGTCCGACAACCACCTGTTCGGGCCGGCCGCCGGATTGGCAGAGCGTCGCCACTGGCACACCAACTGCTGGACCTCGCGGACCTACCGCTACCGCTGA
- a CDS encoding alpha/beta hydrolase, with product MTFDPASFVFTPQDAPSEIRASTVLPAKRENVEITTEDGKVLVGELALPESGEVTATLITLHPLPTHGGFMDSHVYRKASYRLPALSGVAVLRFNTRGTSSPRGTSDGQFEEGIGERYDVEAAVRFAVGRGLPNRWLVGWSFGTELALMYGAVEPVASQIEGAVLLSPPLHRATDVHLKEWAGSGKPLTVLVPEHDDYLQPEEAARRFSLVPQARVVGVDGAKHLWVGEKYAARVLDEIVDDVTPAGAGVDGLPRQWAGPVASA from the coding sequence ATGACTTTCGACCCCGCCTCGTTCGTTTTCACCCCGCAGGACGCGCCCTCGGAGATCCGTGCCTCAACGGTGCTTCCGGCCAAGCGCGAGAATGTGGAGATCACCACGGAGGACGGCAAGGTCCTGGTGGGCGAGCTTGCGCTTCCCGAATCCGGTGAGGTCACGGCAACCCTGATCACCCTCCACCCGCTGCCGACCCACGGCGGATTCATGGATTCCCATGTGTACCGCAAGGCGTCCTACAGGCTCCCCGCACTCTCCGGCGTCGCGGTCCTTCGCTTCAATACCAGGGGAACGTCCTCTCCGCGCGGCACCAGCGATGGGCAGTTCGAAGAGGGGATCGGTGAGCGCTACGACGTCGAGGCGGCTGTGCGTTTCGCAGTTGGTCGGGGCCTGCCCAACCGCTGGCTGGTGGGATGGTCCTTTGGAACGGAACTTGCGCTGATGTATGGCGCTGTGGAGCCTGTGGCGAGCCAGATTGAGGGAGCCGTGCTCCTGTCCCCGCCGCTGCACCGGGCCACGGACGTCCACCTCAAGGAATGGGCCGGTTCCGGCAAGCCGCTGACGGTTTTGGTGCCCGAGCATGATGACTACCTGCAGCCGGAGGAAGCCGCCCGGCGGTTCAGCCTGGTTCCGCAAGCCCGGGTTGTCGGCGTCGACGGCGCGAAGCACCTGTGGGTGGGGGAGAAGTACGCGGCGCGGGTCCTTGACGAAATCGTCGACGACGTAACTCCCGCAGGTGCCGGCGTCGACGGCCTGCCACGCCAGTGGGCGGGACCGGTAGCCAGCGCCTGA
- a CDS encoding ABC transporter ATP-binding protein → MTEPRHESMPLSTSSQASESQPSAAAGASQTPQQAPQPPAEAPLSALSIRGLAKRFGGKIAVDGINLEVPAGSFYGMVGPNGAGKTTTLSMATGLLRPDFGTAVVHGVDVWAQPLAAKKLMGVLPDGVRLFDRLTGEQLVTYSGLLRGMDRDVVAARVSELLAALDLQGDAGSLVVDYSAGMTKKIALASALIHAPRLLVLDEPFESVDPVSAANIRGILESYVASGGTVIVSSHVMDLVQRMCSHVAVVAGGRVLAAGSVDEVRNGSTLEERFVQLVGGGHRTEGLEWLRTF, encoded by the coding sequence ATGACGGAACCACGCCATGAATCCATGCCCTTATCCACCTCCTCACAGGCGTCCGAATCCCAGCCGTCGGCCGCTGCGGGTGCCAGCCAAACACCGCAACAGGCACCGCAGCCACCGGCGGAAGCCCCCTTGTCGGCCCTGTCCATCCGCGGGCTGGCCAAGCGCTTTGGCGGCAAGATTGCTGTGGACGGAATCAACCTGGAAGTACCTGCCGGCTCGTTTTACGGGATGGTGGGTCCCAACGGCGCCGGTAAAACCACAACCTTGTCCATGGCCACCGGCCTGCTGCGTCCGGACTTCGGTACGGCGGTGGTCCACGGAGTCGATGTGTGGGCACAGCCCTTGGCCGCCAAGAAACTCATGGGCGTCCTGCCCGATGGCGTGCGCCTGTTCGACCGGCTGACCGGCGAGCAACTTGTCACCTATTCAGGCCTCTTGCGCGGCATGGACCGCGATGTCGTGGCTGCAAGGGTGTCGGAGCTGCTTGCTGCCCTTGACCTTCAGGGCGATGCCGGATCACTGGTGGTCGATTATTCGGCCGGCATGACCAAGAAAATCGCCTTGGCATCGGCGTTGATCCATGCGCCGCGGCTCCTTGTCCTGGACGAGCCCTTTGAATCGGTGGATCCTGTGTCGGCCGCCAATATCCGGGGCATCCTGGAGAGCTATGTGGCCTCCGGAGGAACGGTCATTGTCTCCAGCCACGTGATGGACCTCGTACAGCGGATGTGCAGCCACGTTGCCGTTGTTGCCGGCGGCCGGGTCCTGGCTGCGGGCTCCGTGGACGAAGTACGCAACGGTTCCACACTGGAAGAGCGCTTCGTGCAGCTGGTAGGCGGCGGACACCGGACGGAGGGGCTGGAATGGTTGCGCACCTTCTAG